A genomic segment from Nicotiana tabacum cultivar K326 chromosome 7, ASM71507v2, whole genome shotgun sequence encodes:
- the LOC107804069 gene encoding mitochondrial import inner membrane translocase subunit TIM44-2-like, whose amino-acid sequence MASRKLVRDWFVYKNPSFRRILVPPQQVVRLIGAERYVGIRPYTVFNEFSKQVRGEVYRNQEFQRSVKQLKEKAEELKGVKEDFKTRMKQTTGTLYKHVDGVWMEAEATTKKVKDSFGVGKQEARGSSGHYDTSSPNIKESSESASAKNQHEQQSGSSDSAETVFSKVKSAASSKVSPFFQKIKEAKPVGFTKKGYDIILDELKGTPRGTRKHLEYSAPIQETSSNFERSTRTDVVVLPSKQSKWNKEWETFKEKMQGHPLSKSFTLILNIIEDIRERIETSDNPVVHKLQDMCANMDGESSAAMSIKEIYSRDPSFSLPVFVDEVQEMIRPVLNAFFKGDTEVLKKYCSKEEIERCKAEHQAFDSQGIIFDNKILHVSDIEVREKKMMGDSPLIILGFKTQKVYCIRDKLGSIKEGGKDTIHTVHYAWAMQLGEDRVWRLREMQQFGVAALI is encoded by the exons ATGGCTAGCAGAAAGCTCGTACGAGATTGGTTTGTCTATAAAAATCCTTCTTTCCGGCGAATATTAGTTCCACCACAACAG GTGGTGAGGTTGATTGGAGCAGAGAGGTATGTGGGTATTCGTCCTTATACTGTATTCAATGAGTTCTCCAAACAGGTTAGAGGCGAAGTCTACAG AAATCAAGAATTCCAACGGTCTGTCAAGCAACTGAAGGAGAAAGCTGAGGAGTTGAAAGGGGTGAAAGAAGATTTTAAAACAAG AATGAAGCAGACAACGGGGACGCTTTACAAACATGTGGATGGTGTTTGGATGGAGGCTGAAGCTACGACAAAAAAG GTCAAAGATAGCTTTGGAGTGGGGAAGCAAGAAGCTCGGGGATCAAGCGGTCACTATGACACTTCTAGTCCAAATATCAAAGAGAGTAGTGAGTCTGCATCTGCAAAAAATCAACATGAGCAACAATCTGGTTCCAGTGATAGTGCGGAAACAGTTTTTAGCAAGGTTAAATCTGCTGCTTCATCGAAAGTCTCGCCGTTCTTTcagaaaataaaagaagcaaaaccTGTTGGATTTACAAAGAAGGGCTACGACATAATATTGGACGAGTTGAAAGGTACTCCTCGTGGTACGAGAAAGCACCTCGAGTATTCTGCGCCCATACAAGAAACTTCATCAAACTTTGAGAGGAGTACAAGAACTGATGTTGTTGTCTTACCATCAAAGCAATCAAAATGGAATAAGGAATGGGAAACCTTCAAGGAAAAA ATGCAGGGTCACCCTCTTTCCAAGAGCTTCACTCTGATTCTCAAC ATTATAGAAGATATTCGTGAGAGAATTGAAACGAGTGATAATCCCGTTGTTCACAAACTCCAAGA TATGTGTGCTAATATGGATGGAGAATCTTCAGCTGCAATGTCAATTAAAGAGATTTACAGCAGAGATCC GTCATTCTCTTTGCCTGTATTTGTTGATGAGGTTCAAGAAATGATTCGACCAGTTCTTAACGCTTTCTTCAAA GGAGATACAGAGGTGTTAAAGAAATATTGCAGCAAAGAGGAAATTGAGCGGTGTAAAGCAGAGCATCAAGCTTTTGATAGCCAGGGTATCATTTTCGACAACAAG ATTTTACATGTTTCGGATATTGAAGTGCGGGAGAAAAAAATGATGGGAGACAGTCCCTTAATAATTTTGGGG TTCAAGACGCAGAAGGTTTACTGCATACGTGATAAACTTGGTTCAATTAAAGAAGGGGGAAAG GATACAATACACACTGTACACTATGCTTGGGCTATGCAACTAGGGGAAGACCGTGTATGGAGGCTTAGAGAGATGCAGCAATTTGGTGTTGCAGCCCTTATCTGA